One Thiocapsa sp. genomic window, GGATTCCAGCGCGACCAACAAGACGGCAGCTCAAAGCTGGAGCCCGGTCGCCTGGCCCTGTTCCGCAATCACGACGAGCACGGCAACCCGCTGCCGCGCCCCCGCACCATCTTGATCGACAGCGAGCAACTGGAATCGGGCGAGGCGCTGGATGCCAACTTTCGCGCCATGGCGTCGGACGAGATCGAGCGCTTCCGCCGCGAGATCATCGAGCGCACCGGCGATGCCCGTCAGGCCGAGAACCTGACCGACCAGGACCTCTTGCGCGAAGTCATGAACACCGTCGGCAAGCCCGGCCGACTCGGGGCCGAGATTCGCTGCGTCGTCTCCGTCTCCATGCTCACCGAGGGCTGGGACGTCAGCACCGTGACCCACGTCCTCGGCGTGCGCGCCTTCGGCACGCAACTCCTGTGCGAGCAGGTCATCGGCCGGGCGCTGCGCCGCCAGTCCTATGATCTCAACGAAGAGGGGCTCTTCAACGTCGAATATGCCGACGTGCTCGGCATCCCCTTCGACTTCAACGCCACCCCCACGGTCGCCCCGCCGCAGCCCCCGCGCGAGACCATCCAGGTCAAGGCGATGCGCCCCGAGCGCGATGCCCTGGAGATCCGTTTCCCCCGCGTCGCCGGCTATCGCACCGAGCTACCGCAGGACCGCTTGACTGCCCAATTCGACGCCGATTCCATCCTGGTCATTTCACCCGAGCTGGTCGGCGCCGCCGAGACCCGCAACTCCGGCATCATCGGCGCGACCGTGGATCTCAACCTGGTGCATACGGGCGACGTGCGCCAATCCCAGGTCCTCTACGAGCTGACATCGCATCTCTTGCTGAGTCGATTCCGTGACGCCGACGGCGAGCCGCAGCTCCATCTGTTCGGCCAGCTCAAGCGCATTGCGCGTCAATGGCTCGACGGCTATCTGGACTGCAAGGGCGGCACCTATCCGGCCCAGCTCAAGTACAAGACCCTCGCGGACATGGCCTGCGAGCGCATCACCGCCGGTATCACCCGCGACCAGCTCGGCAAGCGGCCCATCATGGCGCTTCTCGACCCCTACAACCCGGTCGGGTCCACCACGCACCTCAACTTCAACACCTCCAAGACCGACCGCTGGGAGACCGACGCGCGCCGCTGCCACCTCAACTGGGTCATCCTCGACAGCGACTGGGAGGCCGAATTCTGCCGCGTCGCCGAGGCCCATCCGCGCGTCAGGGCCTATGTCAAAAACCACAACCTGGGCTTCGAGGTCCCCTACCGGTATGGCTCCGAGATGCGCCGTTACCGCCCCGACTTCATCGTGCAGCTCGACGACGGCCACGGCGAGGAGGATCTGCTGAACCTCACGGTCGAGATCAAGGGTTATCGCGGCGAGGACGCCAAGGAGAAGAAGACCACCATGGATGTCTACTGGGTGCCCGGCGTGAACAATCTCGGCACCCATGGCCGCTGGGCCTTCGCCGAGTTCGCCGATGTCTACCAGATCGAGGCCGACTTCAAGGCCAAGGTCGAGAGTGCGTTCGACACGATGATCGAGAAGGTTGTCGGTGGTTAGTGGTCAGTGGTTGCGGTTTTGGCCGATTCAGCGGCCCCAATGCCCATGCGATCCCAATAGACGCCAGCCGGACAACATAGAGAGGAAAAGATGACCAAAGAAATCACGATCAGCTTTGAAGAAGACATCATCGAAACCGCACTCAAGCGCGCGCGCGCTGAGGATACCACGCTGGATGACCTCATCCGCGGATGGCTGTCGGACTATGCCCAACGCCAGAGGCAGGTCGACGCGGCCATGGCCACGATCGAGGCGTTGAGCGGCAACATTGACCTGGGCGGACGCAAATTCACGCGGGAAGAAATGAATGAGCGTTGATTTCCTCGACTCCAACGTCTTTCTTTATGTCTTTGACCGTCATGACGCCCGCAAACGTGCCATTGCAAAAGAGTTGATCCGCGATGCGTTGCATCGCGGCGACACCGCCATCAGTCATCAGGTGGTTCAGGAAACGCTGAATGTGCTGACCGGTAAGCTCAAGGCGGCTGCCGGTCCCGATGAGGCCCGCCGCTTCTTGCACACCGTACTGGTTCCATTCTGGCGGGTGATGCCGTCACCCGAGCTTTTTCAACGTGGCATTAATGTGCAGGAACGATACGGGTTCCATTTCTACGACGCGTTGATTGTCGCCGCGGCCCTCGACGCGGGCTGCACCAGGCTGCTGAGCGAGGACTTGCAGCATGACCAACGCATCGAAACCCTGATCGTTGAGAATCCGTTCATCTAAAGGACTCAAGATGGCCCGCAAACCCAAGACCTCATCGCTGAACGTCGAGACCCTCACTCACGACGAGGCCACCCGCAAGAATATCCCGACGGCCGAATACCAGTCGATGATGCGCAAGGACGAGGAGGACCCGGTCCGGGTGACCTATGCACGCGGACCCGCCGAGCAGCCCGATGCACTCGCCCACGAGAAGGGGCAGCGCAACCGCGACCTCGACCCGCAGCTCATCTGGCGCGGCAAGGATCAACAGGATTGGAGCGACCTCGTCGTCCATGCGCCGCCGCTCTATATCCAAGAGAAGGTCCACCCCAAGGCGTTGATCGATGACTTGCGGAGAGTGGATAGTGAAAAGTGGCGTGTGGATAGTAAGAACGTCTCATCTTCTCTATCCACTAACCACTCCACACTATCCACTCAACTGGATCTCTTCGCCGACTTCAACGGCATCCCCAAGGACGCGGACAAGACCGAGTTCTATCGGCACGACCAGAACTGGTCGAACCGCATGATCCTGGGCGACTCGCTACAGGTCATGGCCAGCCTCGCCGAGCGCGAGGGTCTACGCGGCAAGGTCCAGTGCATCTATACCTTTTATAGGCATAAACGCAACTTTCCTTATGTCGACTCTCAGCAATGCTCGATAACATTTTAACTTCGAGTTAGACTTATCGCTACCGACGGGCCGCCTTGTAGTGTTTTTTAGACGATGATCAGAATCGAGTTCTCCGAGCAGGATTTGAAGACAATACAGAAGTTGCGTTACGAGCATCCACACCCAAGGGTGCGCAGGCGAATGGAGGTGCTGTGGCTGAAGAGCCAAGGCCTTGCGCACCGGGAGATTTGTCGGCTCGCGGGAATTTCCAGCAACACCTTACGGCAGTACCTAGGGATGTTTCAGTCCGGTGGTATCAAAAAGCTGACGGAGCTCAACTTCTACGCCCCGATAAGCGAGTTGGAGCAGCATCGCTATCGACTCGAAGCCCATTTCCGCGCGCATCCGCCTGCGACCATCAACGAGGCGGCGGCCATGATCGAGGAGCTGACGGGAATCAAGCGCAGTCCGAGCGCCGTGGGGCGGTTTCTCAATTCGCTCGGCATGGCTCCGAGACGAGTCGGAATCATCCCCTCGAAAGCCGATCCGGAGGAGCAAGAACAGTTTATTATCAATAAGTTAGAGCCGCGCATCGAAGAAGCCAGACAGGGTAAACGCGCTATTTTTTTGTCGATGCTGCTCACTTTGTAATGGGTGCCTTTCTCGGCATTCTGTGGTCATTCTCCCGCCTTTTTTTAAAGACTTCCGCCGGGAGAAAACGTTTCAACGTGCTCGGTGCGCTGAACGCGATCACGCATGAACTGGTGATGGTGACGAACGATACCTATATCACTGCGGTAAGCGTCTGCGACCTGTTGCGACGCATTGCCATGCTGAATCTCGACGTGCCAATCACGCTGGTGATGGACAATGCGCGCTACCAGAAGTGCAATATCGTCACAGCGCTGGCTTTGCAGCTGAATATCGAACTGCTTTATCTTCCCACCTATTCACCGAATTTGAACCTGATCGAAAGGTTGTGGAAGTTCGTCAAGAAAGAAGTGCTCTACTCGAAATACTATCCTAATTTCGCCGAGTTCCGAACTGCAATCACCGACTGCCTAAAACAAACGCACACCACGCACAAGAAGGAGCTGGACTCTTTACTCACGCTGAAATTCCAGGCATTCAAAAAATGTGAGCTTGTGCCTATATGAGGTATACATCGACCCGCCCTACGGCATCAAATTCAACAGCAACTTCCAATGGAGCACCACCAGCCGCGATGTGAAGGACGGCAATGTCGCGCACATCACCCGCGAGCCGGAGCAGGTGAAGGCGTTTCGGGATACCTGGCGGGATGGCATTCATTCCTATCTGACCTATCTGCGGGATCGGTTGACCGTCGCGCGCGATCTGTTGACGGATTCCGGGTCGGTCTTTGTGCAGATTGGGGATGAGAATGTTCATCGCGTTCGTGCATTGATGGATGAGGTTTTTGGTGATCAGAACTTGGTTTCGCTCATCACAGTGCAAAAAGCCGGCTCAACTTTTTCCCAGTATCTCGGCGGCATCGCTGACTTTGTGCTCTGGTACGCTAAAGATATAGAACGCACCAAGTACAAAGCTCAATACGTGGATAGGAATGTATCGCCGGAGGAAAGTGGACGATTTACGATCGCACAAATCGAAGTGGGGGTTCGGCTGCCAGTCAGCGAGCTATCTCGCTCACCAAGAATGGATGAACTTGTAGCCCCTGATCCTCTACAGTCGGCATCGGCAGGTAGGGATAAAGGCGAAGGTGCCGCGAGCTGGTTTCCTGTCCCAGTTTTCGGCCGGACTTTCCGCCCAACCATGCAAAGCAGATGGAAAACCAATGAATTTGGAATGCGAAGACTCATTCGTGCAGACCGTGTCATTCCTCAAAGCAACTCAATTCGCTACGCGCGACGCTTCAAGGACTTCTCAGTTGCTGTCCTGTCTAATATTTGGACTGACCTTGCAGGAGCCGCGAATAAAGTTTATGTAGTGCAAACAAGCACTCGGATCATCGAGCGCTGCCTCTTGATGACCAGCGACCCCGGCGACTTGGTCCTCGACCCCACCTGCGGCTCCGGCACAACCGCCTATGTCGCCGAACAATGGGGCCGCCGCTGGATCACCATCGACACCTCCCGCGTCGCACTCGCGTTGGCCCGCGCCCGCATCATGGGCGCCCGCTATCCCTATTACCTGCTCGCCGACTCGCCCGCGGGCCAGCGCAAAGAGGCCGAGATCACCCACAGCGCCCCCTCGTCACAGCCGACCCGAGGCGACATCCGCCACGGCTTCGTCTACGAACGCGTCCCGCACATCACGCTGAAGTCCATCGCCAACAACACCGAGATCGATGTCATCTGGGACAGGTGGCAGGACACCTTGGAGCCTCTGCGCGAGGCGTTGAACGCTGCGATGGGCAAAACCTGGGAAGAATGGGAAATCCCGCGTGCCGCCGAGGACCATTGGCCGGCCGAACCACTGCGGTTCTTCAAGACGCTTCAAGGCGAGCAGGCAAAGGGCACAAACGCCAGTCCGGCCAAGATTGACGACGCCCTGCGAGGGATCAACAAAGCCCTCGAACGCGACTACAGCATCGAGACGCTGCCGGCTCGCCCGGTCGACCCTTGGCCCGAATCGGCCGCCACGCTGCACGCCGAGTGGTGGCAGGCCCGCATCGCCCGCCAAACGGAGATCGACGCCTCCATCGCCGCCAAGGCCGACTCCGAGTATCTCTACGATAAACCCTACACCGACAAGAAGACCGTCCGCGTCTCCGGCCCGTTTACTGTCGAGAGCCTGTCGCCCCACCGCGTGCTCGGTGTCGATGAGAACGACGAACTGATTGACCCGGCCAACAGCGTCGCCACCCCGGATGCCGGATACGGAGAAAAGCCGACCTTTTCGCAGATGATCCTGGACAACCTCAAGGCCGCCGGCGTGCAGCAGGCGCACAAGGCCGACAAGATCACCTTCACCTCGCTGACCCCGTGGCCCGGCGATCTGATCTGCGCCGAAGGCCGTTTTGTCGTCGGCGACGATCCCGGCATCGTCGATGGCCATGCAGCCTCGCCCGAGCCCACCGAAAGCCCAAGCTCGTTCTCTGAAAAGCGCGCAGCGATTTTCATCGGCCCAGAATTCGGCACCGTCACCCGCCCCGATCTGGTGCTTGCCGCACGCGAGGCCGGCGACGCCGATTTCGATGTCTTGATCGCCTGCGCCTTCAACTACGAGGCCCACGCCACGGAGTTCAACAAGCTCGGACGCATCCCGGTGCTCAAGGCGCGCATGAATGCCGACCTGCACATGGCCGAGGATCTGAAGACCACCAGCAAGGGCAACCTCTTCGTCATCTTCGGCGAACCCGACATCGCCATTCTGCCGGCCGATGACGACCTGATCCGGATCAAGATCAACGGTGTGGATGTCTTCCATCCCGGCACCGGCGAGGTGCGCAGCGACGGCCCCGAGGGCATCGCCTGCTGGTTCATCGACACCGACTACAACGAAGAGAGCTTCTTCGTTCGCCACGCCTATTTCCTCGGTGCCGAGGATCCCTACAAAGCGCTCAAGACCACCCTCAAGGCGGAAATCGACGAAGACGCCTGGGCAAGCCTCAACAGCGACACCTCTCGGCCCTTCCCCAAACCCGCCTCCGGGCGCATCGCGGTGAAGGTGATCAACCATCTGGGGGACGAGGTGATGAAGGTGTTTCGCATCTAGATGTCGCATATCAAAAGCCTGTTTACGTCAAGAAGATGATTGGGTTGCTTCGTGACTACGAGAGCGACTTGGTCGCGTTCCTGAGAGAATCCCGATGAACATCAATCCACCCACCTACAACATCAGCATCCGCCACGGCACCTTCGAGGGTGAAGCCTTGTTCGAGGCTCGGGTGAAGGAACTGCCTGATCTGGCGGAGTATGGAGAGACCTACACCGAAGCCTATGATCTTGCGATCGACGCCATCGAGACGGCGGCGATGGCCTATTGCGAGCAGGGCAGAGCCTTTCCGGAGGCGCTCGTGCCCGCCGACGACTTCAGCGGTCGCGTCACCTTGCGTCTGCCGCGCAGTCTCCACCGTGCCCTGGCGGCGGCTGCCGAGGATGAAGGCGTCAGTCTGAATCAGCACCTTGTTAATGTGCTGAGCTATTACTCGGGTTTCGCAGCCGGTCGTCAAACCGACGCCCCGCCCCTTGGCTTTCGGTGCCGCAACAGGACCCCGTAGAACCGCGCAAATCCCACCTGCGTCTGATTCAAACCGAGAAACTGACGCCGGATTCACGGGCTTGTCGCGGACAATGAATGATACGCTGCAAAAGGCGATCGACAGCCTGTTGATCAATGACATCTATCTGCGCTCCACCGAATCCTCTCTGTCCGAGGAATTCGAGCCAAAGTACGATACCAGCATCGGCCATCTGGAAGTGCAGTTCAGGCACGTTGTAACGCATTGGAGCGTGCTGGCGCTCGAGCAGGAAGGTGAAGACCCGGTTTCGTTGTTTCGCGTATTCGTTGACCTGGGCGTCCGTTGGCTGGAACCCGGCACCGACGGTGGCAATGGAGACGAACGGCGCATCAAGGCCCGGATCGAGGCCACAATGATCGCCGAATATCGGATGAGCGAGGACCCAGGAAAGGAAAGTCTGAAAGAGTTTGCGCTACGCAACGCGAGCTATCATATCTGGCCCTACTGGCGTGAGTACCTGATGGGGCAATGTCTGCGTATGAACCTCCCAAAGGTTATTCTTCCGGCCGTCCAGTTCGCACAGAACCGGGCGACCGAATAGCGGCGGTCGACCGAGGACGTTATGGCCTACAGGATGCGAGTCCGCGCCCCCGTGTCGGTGAGGCTGTGAGTTGATGGACTTCTGCATCGCCGACACCTTCACCGACAGTCTCGCCCGCCTCGCGGGCGACGAGCAGAAGGCCGTCAAAACCACGGCGTTCGACTTGCAGATCAACCCGGCCAACCCCGGCCTCTCGTTTCACAAACTCGACAAGGCGCGGGATAAGAACTTCTGGTCGGTACGGGTCGGCAGCGACATCCGCTTGATCGTCCATCGGGCCTCGGGGAGCCTTCCCCTGGGACAAGTGGACCATCTTCCTCCATCCCGCACAGCGCAATGGGTCGAGCGCGAGCTCAACGGCCCGGCGCGCGTCTGCGGGTCGGCCGGCACCGGGAAGACCATCGTCGCGCTGCATCGCGCGGTCTTTCTCGCGCGCCGACATCCGGAGAGTCGCGTCCTGCTGACGACCCTCTCCGAGACGCTGGCGAATGCGCTGCGCACCCAGCTCCGACGCCTGATCAGCACCGAGCCGCGACTCGCCGAACGGCTCGAAGTCGACGCCATCGATGCTGTCGGCAGCCGGCTGTCTGCGCGGCATCTCGGGCCGGCACGATTGGCCACGGATGAGCAGATCAGCCGCTTGATCGCCGAGGCGAGCACGGCGGCCGGCAATCAGACGTTCGGTCTCGGTTTCCTGCGGTCGGAATGGACGGATCCGGTCGACGCCTGGCAGTTGAAAACCTCGGATGACTATCGGGATGTGAAGCGCCTGGGACGCAAGACGCGTCTGCCGGAGTCCCGGCGCGCCGCGTTCTGGACCATCTTCGAGTCCGTCCGAGCCGCTCTGACCGAGAGCGGGGTGATCACACGCGCAGCCATGTTGACCGACCTCGCGACGCAGCTGGGCGAACGCCGACAGCGGCCGTTCGACTTCGTGGTCGTGGATGAAGCCCAGGATCTCAGCGTGCCACAACTGAACCTCCTCGCCGCGTTGGCTCGCCGCGTTGGCCGCAGGCCGTCCGAGCGGACTCTTCTTCGCGGGCGACCTCGGTCAGCGCATCCTGCAGCCCCCGTTCTCCTGGCTGTCCCTCGGAGTCGACATCCGAGGCCGCGCCCGAACGCTTCAGATCAACTATCGCACCTCGCATCAAATCAGAAGCCAAGCGGACCGCCTTCTCGGACCGGAGACGTCGGATGTCGACGGCAACACCGAAGACCGACGCGGGACCATCTCGGTCTTCAACGGTCCCGCCCCGACCGTCGCCAGCTTCCAGACGCCCGCAGAGGAGGCCGGCGCGGTTGCCGCCTGGATCACCGAGCGCATCTCCGAATCCGTCGAACCGCACCAGGTCGCCATCTTCGTCCGCTCCGAGGCCGAGCTGGAGCGTGCGCGTGCCGCGGCCACCGCAACAGGACTACCGGCCAAAATCCTGGACGAGCATGTCGAGACCGACCAGGGACATCTCGCCATCGCCACCATGCACCTCGCAAAGGGACTGGAGTTTCGCGCCGTCGCCGTCATGGCCTGCGACGACGAGGTCATCCCCTCGCAGTCGCGCATCGAAACCGTGACCGACGACAGCGATCTCGCGGAGGTCTACAACACCGAGCGCCACCTGCTCTACGTCGCCTGCACACGGGCACGGGATCACCTCTTCGTCAGCGGCGTTGCTCCGGCATCCGAGTTCCTGGATGACCTGCTGATTCCGCGGCGTGGGTGAAGGACGCAAAGAACACAGCCTGACTGATCTCGGATTCCTCGGTGACGCGTCAAACGAGGCACCGGCATCAAGGACGGGGACATGAGGAACACTAGAAGGCTCGTGCTATATTTCCTCGCACACATCACGGAGGATAGCGAGTGTCCTGGAGTCAACGACGATAGACCAAGCCGGAATCGCCTGGAACGAGCAATTCGCGAGAGGTTCGGTTTTTTTTGGTCGCTCCGAGCATGCGCGTTCGGCATCCCAATGGTGGGCTAGAAATACCTTTTTCCGAAATTCCGTGCTCGCCGGGTCTTGTCCATAAACTTCGTCCGGCTTAGGATCGTCCACAAATCGATTCGCAGATAGAGGCTGAAATCACCGGATGCCCACCATCAGCCGGTTCTTCGGTATCGTGATCCAAATGTTTTGGCGTGAGCACGCACCGCCGCATTTCCATGCCCTTTACGCTGAGCACGAAGCGCTGATCGATATCCGCACGCTAGAAGTCATTGCTGGACGACTGCCTAAGCGAGCCCTCGGCCTGACAATCGAGTGGGCCATCGAGCACCGCGAAGAATTGATGGAGGACTGGAGAATATGTCAATTGAAGCAGCTTCCGAAACAGATCGCACCATTGGAGTGATTCCAGCCGCTCCGTGGCGGGTGAAGGAATTGTCGATATTGCCGGAATACCGTCTGGCGGTGACCTTCCAAGATGGCACCAGCGGGGTCGTAGATCTCTCGGGAGTCACCGCGGCTCATGACCGCGGTATCTACGAGCCGCTCAAGGATCCGAGCTACTTCAAGCAAGCGCGTCTTGAAATGGGTGTTGTCACCTGGCCGAACGGCGCGGATCTCGACCCTGCTTGGATGTATGAGGAATTGGTGCGGTTTAAAACGTGGTCTGTCCCCGTTTAGTTCTGGTTTGTCGGTATCCCCATGCCGACAGCTCCTCCGTGAGCGCTCAATCATGACAGTTACGGAGCAAGCGACTCGCGACCAGACCAACCTTGTTACACATACAGTTTCATGAATCCGATGCGACCGAAGATCGAACCAGACCACGATACATCCGGAACTGACCCCTCTCGGCTCACCCGAAGGCTGAGATATTTTCTTCTCGTCTTCCTGCCTGCGGCGCTGATCATCGGCTTGGGCGCCTGGTACCTCAGACAGGCGGAAAATGAATTATCTATGGTCAGCCTGCAGTCGGCGCAGGAACTGGCTGTTGGTCTCGGCGCGAACGCCCTCACGCGTCATCTGGATTCGGTTAATCGCGATCTGCGGTATATCGCGAATCAAGAGGCACTCAGGGTGCTGCTGAACGCAGAGAGCCCGGATGCCCTGGGCTACCTGACGCGTGACCTCATCGCCTTCTCGGAGGCCGCGCGGTTTTACGACCAGATCCGCTGGATCGATGAAACCGGTCAGGAGCGCGTGCGCGTTGACCGGGTTGGCGGAACAGCCGGTGCGGTCCCCGCTGAGCGTCTGCAGAACAAGGGCACGCGCTATTTTTTCACCGACACCATGGCGCTGAACCCCGGTCAGGTGTTCGTCTCGCCCCTGGATCTCAACATCGAGGGCGATGCCATCGAGGTACCCTACAAGCCGACACTGAGGTTCGCCACCCCGGTGTTCGATGCGTCCGGGCGAAGGCGTGGCATCGTCATCCTCAATTATCTTGGCCGGACCATGCTCAAGGAGTTCGCCGCCGCAGCAGGGAGCTTGAGTCATGACATCAGCCTCGTGAATGGCGACGGCTACTGGCTGAAGGCATCCGATCCCGCTGACGAATGGGGATTCATGTTCGAGCGGCCGCTGACCCTGGCAAACCGGTACCCGGACGTCTGGTTGCGGATGCGCACGGCCGACAGTGGACGACTGCGAACCGGCACTGGCCTATGGACCTGGCGAACACTCCATCCTTTGAGAGCCGGCGAAATTTCGAGCACCGGGGTGGCTGCGGCGGCTGGTCCAAGCCAGGGTCGAGTCAGTCATGACGGCTATATCTGGAAAGCCATCTCCCGCGTACCCCCTGAGCAGCTCACGGCCCTCGGCGCGGCGACAGCCATCCGCTACGGCATCATCGCCGGGGGCCTGATGGGACTCCTGGCCGTCCTCAGCTGGCTGCTTGCCTCGACCCTCGACGACCGGGCCCGGGCTCGAGAGCTTCTGCAGCGGTTGGCAACCACCGATGGCCTCACCGGGGTCGCCAATCGACGCTACTTCATGGATCAGTTGAAACAGTATTGGAGTGGCTTCCAGCGTCATCCGCCGCTTCCGGTCGGTATCGTCATGATGGATCTGGACCACTTTAAGGCCATCAACGATGGCGATGGGCACGCAGCCGGGGACATGGTCCTGCAGCACTTCGGCCGTATTCTGCGCGCGTCCTTGCGCGACACCGACACAGCCGGGCGGATCGGCGGGGAGGAATTCTGTGTTCTGCTGCGCGGCTGTGATCTGGAGGGAGTGCGTGATTACGCTGAACGGATCCGGCATCAGCTCGAAATCGATCCCGTCATTCTGGGCGAGACACAGCTCGCGGTGACAGTGAGCTGCGGGGGCGCAGTCTTTCTGAGTAGCGACACCATCCCCGCGGCAGCCATACGACGAGCCGATGCCGCACTCTACCGCGCGAAGGCGGCCGGCCGAAATCGGGTTGAGCTGGGTTAATCGGCGGTCTGTCTCACCGAAAGCAGCGCTAATCGGGCATTCATGTCCAGCTCGAACCGGACTAAACCGCGCCCAGTGCGGTATGCGATGTTTTTGGATGGGATCGGCCCCGGCGGATTTCAGAACCGCTGGAGCCGGCGCGGTTTAAAGCGATTTCCGGAAACTCGGAGACCTGCGAAGCCAGGACCTGTGGGTCGGACTTCAGTCCGACACGAACGCATCAATTATCCCCTGTGGGTCGGACTTCAGTCCGACACGCGCATCAAGGCACGGCGATACCGACGGCCTTCAGGGTCGCGCCCCCGCTGCAGGGGCGTCTCCACGACGTCCTGCAGATCCTCGATGCGTAAACAGGGCCGTTGTATCCACTCTGTTTAGCGTTGTATGACGCGGTGCCCGGGGCCGGAATCGAACCGGCACGCCTTGCGGCGAGTCTCGCCCGCTTTTCCCGGGGCGGAACGGAACCGCTACCCTCAGACGACCGTCGGGTACTCCGGCTGATAGACGTGCTTCCGAATGAACTCGACCATGTCCGCCGGCCGCTCGACCCGGGCGAGACCCGGGGCAGTAGGGTCACTCCCATTGCGCACTTATGGCTTCGCTCCGTGTGGTACATGTGAGACCCCGTGGGTTTTCACATGGGTTTTCATGACCCGTGGGTTTTCTGCTCCGGCGGCGTGACGACAACCTAGTCAAACTCGCCCCAACGCGTCTCCATCCATTCCCCCTTTCTTCCGGAAGTCTAGCGAGGAGTCGTGGAATCAATGCATTATCGTGGTACGTCCTCTATTTTCCCTTTTTCCTCTTTCGATTTCGTCTCGAACACGAAGCGCAGTAGTCTTGGGCTCGCCAAACACATAACGACAGGTGGATGACGATGGAACAGACCCGCAATCTTGAGATCGGCTCCCGCATTCGCGAGGCTCGCACACGGCGCGCATGGACTCTCGAAGACCTGTCACGGTTTACACACCGTGCCATCACGCTGTCCCGACTCGCCAACTACGAGAACGGCATCCGTCGGCCCGGAATCGAGGAGGCGGAAGTACTGGCAAACGCTTTCGGTGATGTCTCGGCCGCTTGGCTCTTTGACCCTCGACGGGGAGAGACGGCCTGATGCCGGTTCCTGCCAGACGGCGATTTGACGTCAAATCGGCTGATTTCCCGAACCGTAGCCTTCTGAACGGAAGGCGCTAGGCTCAAGGTTCCTGGAGCCATGCCCTTGACCCCCTCTACGCGCGTACGTCGTCGGGTTTCTGTTGCGCCCGAGCCGTCCGATCGAGCTACGGTCCGCTACGCCACGATCTGACGTGACGACCGCCGAGGCACTCTCTCGGAATCTTGTGCTATATTTCACCCACACGCCACGGAGGAAGCGAACGTCATGGACTCGACGACACATCAAGCCGAACTGCCCGGAGCGATTCTTATCGTTCGAGGGGTTCGGCTTTTTCTTGTCCGCTCTGGACGCGCACGCTCGGGATCTACATGGTGGGCTAGAA contains:
- a CDS encoding preprotein translocase subunit SecB; translation: MNDTLQKAIDSLLINDIYLRSTESSLSEEFEPKYDTSIGHLEVQFRHVVTHWSVLALEQEGEDPVSLFRVFVDLGVRWLEPGTDGGNGDERRIKARIEATMIAEYRMSEDPGKESLKEFALRNASYHIWPYWREYLMGQCLRMNLPKVILPAVQFAQNRATE
- a CDS encoding 3'-5' exonuclease; its protein translation is MAAGRPSGLFFAGDLGQRILQPPFSWLSLGVDIRGRARTLQINYRTSHQIRSQADRLLGPETSDVDGNTEDRRGTISVFNGPAPTVASFQTPAEEAGAVAAWITERISESVEPHQVAIFVRSEAELERARAAATATGLPAKILDEHVETDQGHLAIATMHLAKGLEFRAVAVMACDDEVIPSQSRIETVTDDSDLAEVYNTERHLLYVACTRARDHLFVSGVAPASEFLDDLLIPRRG
- a CDS encoding DUF4160 domain-containing protein, whose protein sequence is MPTISRFFGIVIQMFWREHAPPHFHALYAEHEALIDIRTLEVIAGRLPKRALGLTIEWAIEHREELMEDWRICQLKQLPKQIAPLE
- a CDS encoding DUF2442 domain-containing protein, whose amino-acid sequence is MSIEAASETDRTIGVIPAAPWRVKELSILPEYRLAVTFQDGTSGVVDLSGVTAAHDRGIYEPLKDPSYFKQARLEMGVVTWPNGADLDPAWMYEELVRFKTWSVPV
- a CDS encoding diguanylate cyclase codes for the protein MVSLQSAQELAVGLGANALTRHLDSVNRDLRYIANQEALRVLLNAESPDALGYLTRDLIAFSEAARFYDQIRWIDETGQERVRVDRVGGTAGAVPAERLQNKGTRYFFTDTMALNPGQVFVSPLDLNIEGDAIEVPYKPTLRFATPVFDASGRRRGIVILNYLGRTMLKEFAAAAGSLSHDISLVNGDGYWLKASDPADEWGFMFERPLTLANRYPDVWLRMRTADSGRLRTGTGLWTWRTLHPLRAGEISSTGVAAAAGPSQGRVSHDGYIWKAISRVPPEQLTALGAATAIRYGIIAGGLMGLLAVLSWLLASTLDDRARARELLQRLATTDGLTGVANRRYFMDQLKQYWSGFQRHPPLPVGIVMMDLDHFKAINDGDGHAAGDMVLQHFGRILRASLRDTDTAGRIGGEEFCVLLRGCDLEGVRDYAERIRHQLEIDPVILGETQLAVTVSCGGAVFLSSDTIPAAAIRRADAALYRAKAAGRNRVELG
- a CDS encoding helix-turn-helix transcriptional regulator, whose protein sequence is MEQTRNLEIGSRIREARTRRAWTLEDLSRFTHRAITLSRLANYENGIRRPGIEEAEVLANAFGDVSAAWLFDPRRGETA